From the genome of Paracholeplasma manati:
TATTAGGGGATAATGACCTCGCTAAAACCGCGTTATTGCGTATTCTAGCAGGTGAGCTACAACCAACCACTGGTAACATCAAATGGGGACAAACCGTTCAAAAAGCCTATTTCCCTGCTGATAATGAACCATATTTCCAAAGCAACATGAACTTGATTGAATGGCTTAGACAATACTCTAAAGAACCAGCTGAATCCTATATTCGTGGTTTCTTAGGACGTATGTTATTTACAGGCGACCAACCACTCAAAGAAGTGAAATACTTGAGTGGTGGTGAGAAGATGCGTTGCATGTTCTCCAAACTCATGATGTCGAATGCGAATACCTTACTGATTGACTCACCAACCAACCACTTAGACTTAGAATCAATCGAAGCTGTCAATAATGGATTATCCAATTATCAAGGTGCAATCATTCTATCCTCACATGACCACAGACTCTTAGATACGGTTTGTAATAAGATCGTTGAAGTTGGCGACTTGGGTTCAATCCAATACCAAGGCACATTGGATGAATACATTACAAATGAAAATATCAAACAACGCTTAAAATCCATCTATAACGCTTAAACATAAATGAGACCTTAGGGTCTTTTTTTGTATGGTTATTTATTTTAATCTATGTTAAAATGTTAACAAATCATCGCGTTTCAATGATTGTGGAGGATACTTATGTCCGAATTAAAATCGGTGTTGAAAGGGTTCCTTAAAACCCTCATCTTATTGGTCAAACCGTTTGGTTTGTTAGCGAAATCAATCTATCGAGGGCTCAAAGCGATTTTTAAATCGATTGGTAAAGCCTTTGTCTATCTCATGACACAACTTTGGATTAGCCTGAAATGGCTCTCATCTGCCATATTCATGACCCTCATCAAACCATTATACTCGGTCATAAAAGTAATCGTACAAAGTATCTACATGGGTCTGAAATGGGTCGGAAGACTGATTTATCGATGGGTCATTCATCCATTTTGGGTCCTGTTAAAGAAGATTTATCTGGGTTTTCGTTGGGTATTCATTCGACTATATGAAGGATTCAAATGGGTATTTATCCATGTGTATCATGGTTTAAAGTACATCTTCATTAAACTCTATCAGGGGATTAAATGGGTCTTGATTCAACTATTTACCCCAATTCGATGGGTATTTACCAAACTTTATCAGGGCATACGGTTTATCATAATCCGCGTCTATCGAGGTTTAAACTGGATCATCCGTAGACTCGCTCATGGTATCTGGATTGTCTTATCCACAGTAGCTAAAAAGGTGTGGTGGGTATGTACGACCTTATACCAAGGGGTATCCTATGTGGTTAAAAACATCTATCAGGGTATCCGATGGGTTGTCATTCAATGTTATACAGGGATTCGCTATATCTTAAAGCATCTATGGGAAGCGCTGTGGTTTATCATCAAACACCTATCTACGTTTTTATGGCGTTTTGTCTTAAAACCATTATTGACCGTACTTAAATGGATCATTTTGGGCATTAAACACATCGTTCTTTTCATTTCAAAATATATAGAAAAGATTGCGAAAGGGATTCAATACCTTTTCCATCAGTTGAACAAACTATTTCAGGCCATTGGTCGATGCATAAAACACATCTTCATTTGGTTTTATGAGAGATGGTTGGACGTATTAAAAGGCATTCGATGGGTCTTTATTCAACTTTGGAAAGGCTTCAAATTTGTGGTTAAAACCATCTACCGTTTCATCCATTGGTTGGTTACCGGCATTTTGGATAGTTTGGTTTGGTTCATAACAAAGACCATCGACTTGATTCGCTTTTGTATAGATGGTTTGGTTTACATCTATCGGAATCGACCTGAATGGTTGTATCGAAGTGTTCGGTGGAGTCTTTTACAAGGGTTCTTGTTGTTATATACTCTCCTCATCTGGTTACCAAGCGTCATCCTTTTGGATGGCACTTATCAATTATTTTATTGGACATTTTATGTTATTAAGAAAGTCCTGATCTGGGTGATTACCTGGATTCAAAAAGGATTCATTGTATGTGTCAATGCTTGGGTACAGGTAAAACGCTTTTTATACCCAGTCAAACGCTTGATGATGGATTTGGTATTTGATTTTAAAGATTATTACTATATAGTATTGTTACTCCCCATCTTGTTACCAATATTACTGATATTATTAGCGTTGGTTCTGGTTGAACTGGTATTTGTACATCTATGGATAATCTTAAAGGTATTGTTCCATCTACAATCGGGCATCCTTACCGTCGGATACATCCCCTCATGGAATGTGTTTACCTTTAGCAAACGTTTCATGAGAAATCAGAGGTTGTCTATAGGTTATCAAAAGAAGTGGCGTCATTTACACACTTTGATGGTTTTATTTGCGTGGCCACTCATGTTTCCGATTCTATGGGCTATCGCGATATTACTATTACCTTGGTCTCTTGTGGCGGGCTTATTTTATGGCCTTCAATA
Proteins encoded in this window:
- a CDS encoding phage tail protein — protein: MSELKSVLKGFLKTLILLVKPFGLLAKSIYRGLKAIFKSIGKAFVYLMTQLWISLKWLSSAIFMTLIKPLYSVIKVIVQSIYMGLKWVGRLIYRWVIHPFWVLLKKIYLGFRWVFIRLYEGFKWVFIHVYHGLKYIFIKLYQGIKWVLIQLFTPIRWVFTKLYQGIRFIIIRVYRGLNWIIRRLAHGIWIVLSTVAKKVWWVCTTLYQGVSYVVKNIYQGIRWVVIQCYTGIRYILKHLWEALWFIIKHLSTFLWRFVLKPLLTVLKWIILGIKHIVLFISKYIEKIAKGIQYLFHQLNKLFQAIGRCIKHIFIWFYERWLDVLKGIRWVFIQLWKGFKFVVKTIYRFIHWLVTGILDSLVWFITKTIDLIRFCIDGLVYIYRNRPEWLYRSVRWSLLQGFLLLYTLLIWLPSVILLDGTYQLFYWTFYVIKKVLIWVITWIQKGFIVCVNAWVQVKRFLYPVKRLMMDLVFDFKDYYYIVLLLPILLPILLILLALVLVELVFVHLWIILKVLFHLQSGILTVGYIPSWNVFTFSKRFMRNQRLSIGYQKKWRHLHTLMVLFAWPLMFPILWAIAILLLPWSLVAGLFYGLQYIRYHDQIEFIVDDFIRIPNQVEGVIDGHTVRRYGHNLTLDIPAGIYDKSLERWVIDPHIDTFKIDVLIDGLLYQSYTIKNKSTLKTTLLYQMNQIQKELGQYTSYRIPLPQVEGIDVVYELTHRGDELYQGDLMIRPFSNHTDLMVKIDKDGLSYERELDVHCIHTTELNRILLQSVFYGYEGLSILRYLDPKLDYDLLPNPHLKGTKIHTQASLFDVPFKVVGLDEVYQIRIQVLPFMLSALTLGHVVFKPELDVKNHGYPIPESVFFFGKTQAIEWTVDGMPAETFVSLDTLPIQKKHVFYVRTKEYHSIHEKTYQVIDPRYRTDWWIPEFEAIKETRLNDTIAKKHIHLPIFGLKKIKCLYWVSKNPQQMKSTGLVKQPGVTTFKVVLYKHLFLKKVIFLDMKH